Proteins encoded by one window of Sorangium aterium:
- a CDS encoding metallophosphoesterase, translating to MAWQPAGVHVSDGLSSREANAGTFGYAGDVQRVVDLPDRGRLIVATDLQGNVADFERIAEIFERAATGRDGAVLVITGDLVHGPELDEGEWPDYLGSFYRGDSVTLLKKARSLAERHPGRVHYLLGNHEHAHVGGPVVAKFFPDEALRLEDLLGPEDTLAMRSWFRGWPFVAAARAARLVMLHAAPHARIQSRQDLDRLPLDGFLDVPLSEMSLHGTLGALLWARSTSSDRAYAFLRAIDPGARVAIYGHDVAREGYATEREPLLCLSTSFGCYDGDKLYLEWDLAEPAESAADVAWRGLRSLYPDAPRVHSEP from the coding sequence ATGGCGTGGCAGCCGGCCGGCGTTCACGTGTCGGATGGGCTCAGTTCACGCGAGGCGAACGCAGGGACGTTCGGCTATGCTGGAGACGTGCAGCGTGTCGTCGACCTCCCTGATCGGGGCAGACTCATCGTCGCCACCGATTTACAGGGCAATGTCGCGGATTTCGAGCGAATCGCCGAGATCTTCGAGCGGGCGGCGACCGGCCGTGACGGCGCGGTCCTCGTGATCACGGGCGACCTGGTCCACGGGCCCGAGCTCGACGAAGGTGAATGGCCCGACTACCTGGGCTCGTTCTACCGGGGCGATTCCGTGACCTTGTTGAAAAAGGCGAGGAGTCTCGCGGAACGCCACCCCGGCAGGGTTCACTACCTGCTCGGCAACCACGAGCACGCGCACGTGGGAGGTCCGGTGGTGGCCAAATTCTTCCCGGACGAGGCGCTGCGGCTGGAAGACCTCCTCGGCCCGGAGGACACGCTGGCGATGCGGAGCTGGTTCCGCGGGTGGCCGTTCGTGGCGGCCGCGCGCGCGGCCCGGCTGGTCATGCTGCATGCGGCGCCGCACGCCCGCATCCAGAGCCGGCAAGATCTCGATCGGCTCCCGCTCGACGGGTTCCTCGACGTACCGCTCTCGGAGATGAGCCTGCACGGGACGCTCGGCGCGCTGCTCTGGGCGCGGAGCACGTCGAGCGACCGCGCCTATGCCTTCCTCCGCGCGATCGACCCGGGCGCTCGCGTGGCGATCTACGGGCACGACGTCGCGCGCGAGGGGTATGCCACCGAGCGCGAGCCGCTGCTTTGCCTGTCGACGAGCTTCGGTTGCTACGACGGCGACAAGCTCTACCTGGAATGGGATCTCGCCGAGCCCGCGGAGAGCGCGGCCGACGTCGCCTGGCGCGGGCTCCGGTCGCTGTACCCCGACGCGCCGCGCGTCCACAGCGAACCCTGA
- a CDS encoding phosphoenolpyruvate carboxykinase (GTP), with protein sequence MQNRKLSAWVDEVAHQTRPDRVVFCDGSEAENRTLIQGMLSDGTLLALDGERYPNCYLHRSDPTDVARTEHLTFICTRDKEDAGPTNNWMSPDEASQRVGRLFDGAMKGRTMFVVPYLMGPVGSPSSKVGIEITDSPYVVASMRIMTRMGRVALDALGSSEDFCRGLHSLGDLSPERRFVCHFPAERLIWSVGSGYGGNALLGKKCFALRIASTMARDEGWLAEHMLILGLEDPGGRVTYVCAAFPSACGKTNLAMLVPPASQKGWKVWTVGDDIAWLRIGRDGRLWAINPEAGFFGVAPGTSSKTNPNALATLARNSIFTNVALTPEGTPWWEGFDGPAPPVLTDWRGRRWTPDSKEPAAHPNSRFTAPARQCPSISTEFEAAAGVPISAIVFGGRRARLAPLVCEARGWAHGVYLGATMASETTAAATGKVGVVRRDPMAMRPFCGYNMGDYFRHWIELGENHAAFPKIFHVNWFRQGEAGALLWPGFGENLRVLRWIVARVRGEAKGRDTAVGIMPADGELDTSGLGVNDETMRELFAIDRDAWLEEARDREAFLESFGARMPEALLRQNRDLMARMRA encoded by the coding sequence ATGCAAAACCGGAAACTTTCAGCGTGGGTGGACGAGGTCGCCCATCAGACGCGGCCTGATCGGGTCGTCTTCTGTGACGGCTCCGAGGCGGAGAACCGAACGCTGATCCAGGGGATGCTGAGCGACGGTACGCTCCTCGCGCTCGACGGGGAGAGATACCCCAACTGCTATCTTCACCGGAGCGACCCGACCGACGTCGCCCGGACTGAGCACCTCACGTTCATCTGCACTCGCGACAAGGAAGACGCGGGCCCGACGAACAACTGGATGTCGCCGGACGAGGCCTCGCAGCGGGTCGGACGGCTGTTTGACGGGGCGATGAAGGGGCGGACGATGTTCGTCGTCCCGTACCTGATGGGCCCAGTGGGATCGCCCTCGTCGAAGGTCGGAATCGAGATCACCGACAGCCCTTATGTCGTGGCGAGCATGCGGATCATGACCCGTATGGGCCGGGTCGCGCTCGATGCGCTGGGCAGCTCCGAGGACTTCTGCAGGGGGCTGCACTCGCTCGGGGACCTGAGCCCCGAGCGCCGCTTCGTCTGCCATTTCCCGGCGGAGCGGCTCATCTGGAGCGTCGGCTCCGGGTATGGGGGCAACGCGCTGCTCGGGAAGAAGTGTTTCGCGCTGCGCATCGCGAGCACGATGGCGCGCGACGAAGGGTGGCTCGCGGAGCACATGCTCATCCTCGGCCTGGAGGACCCGGGAGGGCGGGTGACGTACGTCTGCGCGGCGTTCCCGAGCGCCTGCGGGAAGACGAACCTCGCCATGCTCGTGCCGCCGGCGTCCCAGAAGGGGTGGAAGGTGTGGACGGTCGGCGACGACATCGCCTGGCTGCGGATCGGCCGGGATGGCCGGCTCTGGGCGATCAACCCCGAGGCCGGCTTCTTCGGCGTGGCGCCGGGGACGAGCTCGAAGACGAACCCGAACGCCCTGGCGACGCTGGCCAGGAACTCGATCTTCACGAACGTGGCGCTCACGCCGGAGGGGACGCCGTGGTGGGAGGGCTTCGACGGTCCGGCGCCGCCGGTGCTCACCGACTGGAGGGGACGCCGATGGACGCCCGACAGCAAGGAGCCCGCGGCGCATCCCAACAGCCGGTTCACCGCGCCGGCCCGCCAGTGCCCGTCCATCTCGACGGAGTTCGAGGCCGCAGCGGGCGTGCCCATCTCGGCCATCGTCTTCGGCGGACGGCGCGCGCGCCTCGCGCCGCTCGTCTGCGAGGCGCGCGGCTGGGCTCACGGCGTCTATCTGGGCGCGACGATGGCCTCGGAGACGACCGCGGCGGCCACCGGGAAGGTCGGGGTCGTCCGCCGGGACCCGATGGCGATGCGCCCCTTCTGCGGATACAACATGGGCGATTACTTCCGGCACTGGATCGAGCTCGGCGAGAACCACGCAGCGTTCCCGAAGATCTTCCACGTGAACTGGTTCCGGCAGGGCGAGGCGGGCGCGCTCCTCTGGCCAGGCTTCGGCGAGAACCTCCGTGTCCTCCGCTGGATCGTCGCGCGCGTGCGCGGGGAGGCGAAGGGACGCGACACGGCGGTCGGGATCATGCCCGCGGACGGCGAGCTCGACACGAGCGGCCTCGGCGTGAACGACGAGACGATGCGCGAGCTCTTCGCGATCGATCGCGACGCGTGGCTGGAGGAGGCGCGCGATCGCGAGGCGTTCCTGGAGTCGTTCGGCGCGCGCATGCCCGAGGCGCTGCTCCGGCAGAACCGGGATCTCATGGCCCGGATGCGCGCGTGA
- a CDS encoding GbsR/MarR family transcriptional regulator, with translation MSHASDIHRQAELLAADAIGDVIEHWGFRRVLGRIWTVLFIEGGALAAAEIGERLQVSSGAMSMSLTELQRWGVVRRVWKPGERKEFFEAETDFWKMISKVFAERERLIADSVRERLERASALLEGLPPTEAARFSLDRVERLLSFVIVAQAALDGFIKSRTVDFSRFGDLVRFPIRAVRSRRGA, from the coding sequence ATGAGCCACGCAAGCGACATCCATCGCCAGGCGGAGCTGCTCGCGGCGGACGCGATCGGCGACGTGATCGAGCACTGGGGCTTCCGCCGGGTGCTCGGGCGGATCTGGACCGTCCTGTTCATCGAGGGCGGAGCCCTCGCCGCCGCCGAGATCGGCGAGCGGCTGCAGGTTTCCTCCGGCGCAATGAGTATGTCGCTGACAGAATTGCAAAGGTGGGGTGTAGTACGAAGAGTATGGAAACCGGGAGAGCGGAAGGAGTTCTTCGAGGCCGAGACGGACTTCTGGAAGATGATTTCCAAAGTGTTCGCCGAGCGCGAGCGGCTGATCGCCGACTCCGTGAGGGAGCGCCTCGAGCGGGCTTCGGCGCTGCTGGAAGGCCTGCCTCCGACCGAAGCCGCCCGGTTCAGCCTCGATCGGGTGGAGCGGCTCCTCTCGTTCGTGATCGTCGCGCAAGCGGCGCTCGACGGGTTCATCAAGAGCAGGACCGTGGATTTCTCGCGGTTCGGGGATCTGGTCCGGTTCCCCATCCGCGCCGTGCGTTCCCGGCGAGGCGCCTAG
- a CDS encoding polyprenyl synthetase family protein: MTATTTFTGTVQRSDVVSSLGGMCAGRGLDALAARLAELRRLLDGDLVDIEGEIAKVGLDGETPAHRSARHLLGLNGKRLRPICVALASHIGSGFNDAARTFAVAVELVHNATLLHDDVVDLGDRRRGADAARVIYGNAASIFGGDYLLLDALSKIQAVGMTDVLERVLLVIKEMVVAEALQLASRGRVRTSTGEYFQIVDGKTASLFRWAMFAGARAGGVSEPLCKALESFGTSLGVAFQLVDDVLDFAGDPEATGKALLTDLREGKMTYPLLLAMERDRELTPALEAHCASEDTAVEPELGRRIAQIMVEERVVDDCLELASRLCGDAVRSIEPLPESPAKAALEGVAMSTPRRRR, from the coding sequence ATGACTGCGACTACAACGTTTACTGGGACGGTCCAGCGGAGCGATGTCGTCTCGAGCCTCGGAGGCATGTGCGCTGGGCGAGGGCTCGACGCGCTCGCCGCGCGCCTCGCGGAGCTGAGGCGCCTGCTCGACGGGGACCTCGTCGACATCGAGGGCGAGATCGCGAAGGTCGGGCTGGACGGCGAGACGCCGGCGCACCGGAGCGCACGGCACCTGCTCGGCCTGAACGGCAAGCGGCTGCGGCCCATCTGCGTCGCGCTGGCCTCCCACATCGGGAGCGGCTTCAACGACGCCGCGCGGACGTTCGCGGTAGCGGTCGAGCTGGTCCACAACGCGACGCTGCTGCACGACGACGTCGTCGACCTCGGCGATCGCCGGCGAGGCGCGGACGCGGCGCGGGTCATCTACGGCAACGCCGCCTCGATCTTCGGCGGCGACTACCTCCTGCTCGACGCGCTCTCCAAGATCCAGGCGGTCGGCATGACCGACGTGCTCGAGCGGGTGCTCCTCGTGATCAAGGAGATGGTCGTCGCCGAGGCGCTCCAGCTCGCGTCGCGGGGCCGCGTGCGCACGAGCACGGGCGAGTACTTCCAGATCGTCGACGGCAAGACGGCGTCGCTGTTCCGCTGGGCGATGTTCGCAGGGGCGCGCGCGGGCGGCGTGAGCGAGCCGCTCTGCAAGGCGCTCGAGAGCTTCGGGACGAGCCTCGGGGTCGCGTTCCAGCTCGTCGACGATGTCCTCGACTTCGCGGGCGACCCGGAGGCGACCGGCAAGGCGCTGCTCACGGACCTGCGCGAGGGCAAGATGACGTACCCGCTGCTCCTCGCGATGGAGCGCGACCGCGAGCTCACGCCCGCCCTCGAGGCGCACTGCGCGTCCGAGGACACGGCCGTCGAGCCGGAGCTCGGCCGGCGCATCGCGCAGATCATGGTCGAGGAGCGCGTCGTGGACGACTGCCTCGAGCTCGCGTCCCGGCTCTGCGGGGACGCGGTGCGGAGCATCGAGCCGCTCCCGGAGAGCCCGGCGAAGGCGGCGCTGGAGGGGGTCGCGATGTCGACGCCCCGGCGGAGGCGGTGA
- a CDS encoding hydroxymethylglutaryl-CoA reductase, degradative → MSQHVSSRISGFYKRCLEERLSAIQALGLLDDEALAHLASGGGLPTAVADRMCENVIATHALPLGLALNFRVNQRDVLVPMAVEEPSVIAAASNAARMVRRSGGFSGEADPPIMTAQVQLDDVPDAEAAAGRLEAARASLLAAGDAAIPRMVARGGGCRDLEVRVLSAELGVLVVHLYVEVGDAMGANLVDTVAEAVAPLVQRIAGGTLGLRILSNLTVRRLVRVTATVTDDALGGADVASGIARASRFAELDPYRATTHNKGFMNGLDAAAVALGQDFRAIEAGAHAYASLGGRYRPLSTWERIPDGLVGRAELPLAVGTVGGATEVHAGVRAALQLVGAKSARELAVVLASVGLASNLAALRALASEGIQRGHMRLHERKRALGVTSTAGGEAAGPASGDGKRFAAERAEAPRAAHQAGGGT, encoded by the coding sequence ATGAGCCAACACGTGTCCAGCCGGATCAGCGGCTTCTACAAGCGGTGCCTCGAGGAGCGGCTCAGCGCGATCCAGGCGCTCGGCCTGCTCGACGACGAGGCGCTCGCGCACCTCGCCAGCGGGGGAGGGCTGCCGACGGCGGTGGCCGATCGGATGTGCGAGAACGTCATCGCGACGCACGCGCTCCCGCTCGGCCTGGCGCTGAACTTCCGCGTGAACCAGCGCGACGTGCTGGTGCCGATGGCGGTGGAGGAGCCGAGCGTCATCGCCGCAGCGTCGAACGCGGCGCGCATGGTCCGGCGGTCGGGCGGCTTCTCGGGCGAGGCGGACCCGCCGATCATGACCGCCCAGGTCCAGCTCGACGACGTGCCGGACGCGGAGGCGGCCGCGGGCCGGCTGGAGGCGGCCCGCGCGAGCCTGCTCGCGGCCGGGGACGCGGCCATCCCCAGGATGGTGGCGCGCGGCGGCGGCTGCCGCGATCTCGAGGTGCGCGTCCTCTCGGCGGAGCTCGGCGTGCTCGTCGTGCACCTCTACGTCGAGGTCGGCGACGCCATGGGAGCGAACCTCGTCGACACCGTGGCGGAGGCGGTGGCGCCGCTCGTGCAGCGCATCGCCGGCGGGACGCTGGGCCTGCGGATCCTCTCCAACCTGACCGTCCGCCGCCTCGTCCGGGTGACGGCCACCGTGACGGACGACGCGCTCGGGGGCGCGGACGTGGCGAGCGGCATCGCGCGGGCGAGCCGCTTCGCGGAGCTCGATCCGTACCGGGCGACGACCCACAACAAGGGCTTCATGAACGGGCTCGACGCGGCCGCGGTGGCGCTCGGGCAGGACTTCCGCGCCATCGAGGCGGGCGCGCACGCGTACGCGTCGCTCGGCGGCCGGTACCGGCCGCTCAGCACGTGGGAGCGCATCCCCGACGGGCTCGTGGGGCGCGCGGAGCTGCCGCTCGCCGTCGGCACGGTGGGCGGCGCGACCGAGGTGCACGCCGGCGTGCGCGCCGCGCTGCAGCTCGTGGGCGCGAAGAGCGCGCGCGAGCTCGCGGTGGTGCTGGCGTCCGTCGGGCTGGCGTCCAACCTGGCGGCGCTGCGCGCGCTCGCGAGCGAGGGCATCCAGCGAGGCCACATGCGGCTCCACGAGCGGAAGCGCGCGCTCGGCGTCACGTCCACAGCGGGCGGGGAGGCCGCCGGGCCGGCGTCCGGCGACGGCAAGCGGTTCGCCGCAGAGCGAGCCGAGGCGCCGCGCGCGGCGCACCAGGCGGGAGGCGGAACATGA
- the ubiE gene encoding bifunctional demethylmenaquinone methyltransferase/2-methoxy-6-polyprenyl-1,4-benzoquinol methylase UbiE, producing the protein MSDASQDQAPRGGRRFGTGEMFDGIAERYDLLNRVISLGLDQGWRRRAVRSLELSPGATVLDLATGTADLAIAIAREHDVRVIGVDPSQGMLGVGRRKVEAAGLAGRIDLEVGDAQQLGLGDASVDAISMAFGIRNVPDRARALREMARVTRPGGRIAILELSEPRSGLMGKLARFHIHTVVPYVGGAISGKDEYRYLQDSIARFPPPDEFAELMRGAGLRVLRVEPLTMGVVCLFVATPEGA; encoded by the coding sequence ATGAGCGACGCGAGCCAGGATCAGGCGCCGCGCGGCGGGCGCCGCTTCGGCACGGGCGAGATGTTCGACGGCATCGCCGAGCGGTACGATCTCCTGAACCGGGTCATCTCGCTGGGGCTCGATCAGGGCTGGCGGCGGCGCGCGGTGCGCTCGCTCGAGCTCTCGCCCGGCGCGACGGTGCTCGACCTGGCGACGGGCACCGCCGATCTCGCGATCGCGATCGCGCGGGAGCACGACGTGCGGGTCATCGGCGTCGATCCGTCGCAGGGGATGCTGGGCGTCGGCCGCCGGAAGGTAGAGGCCGCGGGGCTCGCCGGGCGGATCGATCTCGAGGTCGGCGACGCGCAGCAGCTCGGGCTCGGCGACGCGAGCGTCGACGCCATCTCGATGGCGTTCGGGATCCGCAACGTCCCGGATCGCGCGCGAGCGCTCCGCGAGATGGCGCGCGTCACGCGGCCCGGGGGGCGCATCGCGATCCTCGAGCTCAGCGAGCCGCGCAGCGGGCTCATGGGCAAGCTCGCGCGCTTCCACATCCACACGGTCGTGCCGTACGTGGGCGGCGCGATCTCGGGCAAGGACGAGTACCGGTACCTGCAGGACTCGATCGCGAGGTTCCCGCCGCCGGACGAGTTCGCGGAGCTGATGCGCGGCGCGGGGCTGCGCGTGCTCCGCGTGGAGCCGCTCACGATGGGCGTCGTGTGCCTCTTCGTCGCGACGCCCGAGGGGGCCTGA
- the menD gene encoding 2-succinyl-5-enolpyruvyl-6-hydroxy-3-cyclohexene-1-carboxylic-acid synthase translates to MGGSNLHSAWAQLFVRALAQAGVRDVVLCPGSRSTPLAIAAMESEEVRCQSVVDERAAAFFALGQARVTGRPSVFVCTSGTAGAHALPAIIEAHQSFTPFIAITADRPWELADAAASQTIDQTKLFGDHVRHFAELGLPDPSPLAMRAAARIAAQAVARALSPTPGPVHINARFRKPLEPVDAAGPEPWQAEWEALMRRGGTRVVSARAGVDGRAIEEIAARCARAERGLIVCGPAQSREDDARARRAVLALSRATGFPVLAEGTSQICFGGLAEGVVMPASFDSFLRAPEFRAANAPDLILELGAPPTSAGYATYIAEHASARRVVVSSHGWNDPTSAAAALVMGEPVEVCEALAARLAGAALSLGRGRRDWAATFARAGEIAAAHAARACAGDELTEGAVARMVASACPAGSLLAIGNSMPVRDLDTYCPPSARALRVLHQRGASGIDGLVSGAAGARVAAAAPVTLMLGDLSLLHDLTGLLLAAKAAGDGRAPLVIVVVQNDGGRIFEHLPIARRGAELLERCFTMPQHLDFAPAAAMFGLGYERAGTAGDLARALAAAYQRMGATLIEAVVPPHDGAARVARLWSDVRRDVAALVSAPAAEGAAADLQSP, encoded by the coding sequence ATGGGCGGGTCGAACCTCCACTCTGCCTGGGCGCAGCTGTTCGTCCGCGCGCTCGCGCAGGCCGGGGTGCGCGACGTGGTCCTCTGCCCCGGCTCGCGCTCCACGCCGCTCGCGATCGCGGCGATGGAGAGCGAGGAGGTGCGCTGCCAGAGCGTCGTCGACGAGCGCGCCGCCGCGTTCTTCGCGCTCGGGCAGGCGCGCGTCACCGGCCGGCCCAGCGTCTTCGTCTGCACCTCGGGCACCGCCGGCGCGCACGCGCTCCCGGCGATCATCGAGGCGCACCAGAGCTTCACCCCGTTCATCGCGATCACGGCCGACCGCCCGTGGGAGCTCGCCGACGCCGCGGCCTCGCAGACCATCGATCAGACCAAGCTCTTCGGCGACCATGTCCGTCACTTCGCCGAGCTCGGGCTGCCGGATCCGTCGCCCCTCGCGATGCGCGCGGCGGCGCGCATCGCGGCCCAGGCGGTCGCGCGCGCGCTCTCGCCGACGCCGGGCCCGGTCCACATCAACGCGCGCTTCCGCAAGCCGCTCGAGCCGGTCGACGCGGCCGGGCCCGAGCCATGGCAGGCGGAGTGGGAGGCGCTGATGCGCCGCGGCGGCACGCGGGTCGTGTCGGCCCGCGCCGGGGTCGATGGGCGCGCGATCGAGGAGATCGCCGCGCGCTGCGCGCGCGCGGAGCGGGGGCTCATCGTGTGCGGCCCCGCCCAGAGCCGAGAGGACGACGCGCGCGCGCGCCGCGCGGTGCTCGCGCTCTCGCGCGCGACGGGCTTCCCTGTGCTCGCCGAGGGCACGAGCCAGATCTGCTTCGGCGGCCTCGCCGAGGGCGTCGTGATGCCGGCGTCGTTCGATTCGTTCCTCCGCGCGCCCGAGTTCCGCGCGGCGAACGCGCCCGACCTCATCCTCGAGCTCGGCGCCCCGCCGACATCGGCCGGGTACGCGACCTACATCGCCGAGCACGCGAGCGCCCGCCGCGTCGTCGTGTCCTCGCACGGCTGGAACGACCCGACGAGCGCCGCGGCCGCCCTCGTCATGGGCGAGCCCGTGGAGGTGTGCGAGGCGCTCGCGGCGCGCCTCGCCGGGGCGGCGCTGAGCCTGGGGCGCGGGCGGCGGGACTGGGCCGCGACGTTCGCGCGCGCCGGCGAGATCGCGGCGGCGCACGCCGCGCGCGCTTGCGCCGGGGACGAGCTGACGGAGGGCGCCGTCGCCCGGATGGTGGCCAGCGCGTGCCCGGCAGGCTCGCTGCTCGCGATCGGCAACAGCATGCCGGTGCGCGACCTCGATACGTACTGCCCGCCATCGGCGCGCGCGCTGCGCGTGCTGCACCAGCGCGGGGCGAGCGGGATCGACGGCCTGGTGTCGGGGGCGGCCGGCGCCCGCGTGGCCGCCGCCGCGCCGGTCACGTTGATGCTCGGCGATCTCAGCCTGCTGCACGATCTGACCGGGCTGCTCCTCGCGGCGAAGGCGGCGGGCGACGGCCGAGCGCCGCTCGTCATCGTGGTGGTCCAGAACGACGGCGGCCGCATCTTCGAGCACCTCCCCATCGCCAGGCGCGGCGCCGAGCTGCTCGAGCGGTGCTTCACCATGCCGCAGCACCTCGATTTCGCGCCCGCGGCGGCGATGTTCGGGCTCGGCTACGAGCGCGCCGGGACCGCCGGAGATCTCGCCCGCGCGCTCGCCGCTGCATACCAGCGGATGGGCGCGACGCTGATCGAGGCGGTGGTGCCGCCCCACGACGGCGCCGCCCGCGTGGCGCGGCTCTGGTCCGACGTCCGCCGCGACGTCGCGGCCCTGGTCAGCGCGCCGGCCGCGGAGGGGGCGGCGGCCGATCTGCAGTCTCCATGA
- a CDS encoding 1,4-dihydroxy-2-naphthoate polyprenyltransferase yields the protein MSAAAAPQAAGAAAAGGVRPGSLRAWLLASRPATLTAALAPVMVGTAVAYALGGMRLGPALSALAGAMLIQIATNFANDVFDHEKGADTHERLGPTRAVQAGLLTARQVRAGLLVTIALTLPFGVYLAFVGGWPIVAIGVVSILAGVAYTGGPYPLGYHGLGDLFVFVFFGLVAVCGTAFVQLGSVPPLAWAAAVPIGAIATAVLVVNNVRDRETDVVAGKRTLAVRLGRRAGVIEYAMLFAVAYAVPVALAVGEGRRWTLLVFATFPRAVRLLRVLATTDGRPLNECLAGTAKLLLAYALLFSLGLAAQL from the coding sequence GTGAGCGCCGCGGCGGCTCCTCAGGCGGCGGGCGCGGCGGCCGCGGGGGGCGTGCGCCCCGGCTCTCTCCGGGCGTGGCTCCTCGCGTCCCGGCCGGCGACGCTCACCGCGGCGCTCGCGCCGGTGATGGTCGGGACGGCCGTCGCCTACGCTCTCGGCGGGATGCGGCTCGGCCCGGCGCTCTCGGCGCTCGCGGGCGCGATGCTCATCCAGATCGCGACGAACTTCGCGAACGACGTCTTCGATCACGAGAAGGGGGCCGACACGCACGAGCGGCTCGGCCCCACGCGCGCCGTGCAGGCGGGGCTGCTGACCGCGCGCCAGGTGCGCGCCGGGCTGCTCGTCACGATCGCGCTCACGCTGCCGTTCGGGGTGTACCTGGCGTTCGTGGGCGGGTGGCCCATCGTGGCGATCGGCGTCGTCTCGATCCTCGCTGGCGTCGCGTACACCGGCGGGCCGTACCCGCTCGGCTATCACGGCCTCGGCGACCTCTTCGTGTTCGTGTTCTTCGGTCTCGTCGCCGTCTGCGGTACGGCGTTCGTCCAGCTCGGCTCGGTGCCGCCGCTCGCGTGGGCGGCGGCCGTGCCGATCGGCGCCATCGCCACCGCCGTGCTCGTCGTGAACAACGTCCGCGATCGCGAGACGGACGTCGTCGCCGGCAAGCGCACGCTCGCCGTCCGGCTCGGGCGCCGCGCGGGCGTCATCGAATACGCGATGCTCTTCGCCGTCGCCTACGCGGTGCCGGTCGCGCTCGCGGTCGGCGAGGGCCGGCGGTGGACGCTCCTCGTGTTCGCGACGTTCCCTCGCGCGGTGCGCCTGCTCCGGGTGCTGGCGACGACCGACGGCCGGCCGCTCAACGAGTGCCTCGCCGGGACGGCGAAGCTGCTGCTCGCCTACGCGCTGCTCTTCTCGCTCGGCCTCGCGGCGCAGCTGTAG
- a CDS encoding mandelate racemase/muconate lactonizing enzyme family protein has translation MRVVDARLASRILDGARRGLVLSLTDDDGRVGLGEATPLPGFSPDTADEDERALAELPGAIGAIDPPAEGATPAVAASAILRALAPLSSRLRHLPAARFAVETALLDLLGQRLGLSMSACLGGHRRHADVQVNGLLTTSVALPEMLERARALAARGVRAIKVKLRSRGEDGFARDLEALRALRREHPGVELRLDANAAWSLDEAPRRLALLAPLGPRFVEQPVAPELLHHLGAREVPWAADESLAVEGMPERLLEAEGCAAFILKPAMLGLLRAHALGCRAQARGIDAVVTHLFDGPIALAASCELALALPRPPLACGLDAHAGLEAWPAIQIPQLREGGLVAASDRPGLGIRPWTA, from the coding sequence ATGCGCGTCGTCGATGCCCGCCTCGCGTCCCGGATCCTCGATGGCGCGCGCCGGGGCCTCGTGCTGTCGCTCACCGACGACGACGGGCGCGTCGGCCTGGGCGAGGCCACGCCGCTCCCGGGCTTCTCGCCCGACACGGCCGACGAAGACGAGCGCGCGCTCGCCGAGCTGCCGGGGGCGATCGGCGCGATCGACCCGCCGGCCGAGGGCGCGACACCGGCGGTCGCGGCGTCCGCGATCCTGCGCGCGCTCGCGCCGCTGTCATCGCGGCTGCGCCATCTCCCGGCGGCGCGCTTCGCCGTGGAGACGGCGCTTCTCGATCTGCTGGGCCAGCGCCTCGGCCTCTCGATGTCGGCGTGCCTCGGCGGACACCGGCGCCACGCCGACGTTCAGGTCAACGGCCTGCTCACGACCTCGGTGGCGCTGCCGGAGATGCTCGAGCGCGCTCGCGCGCTCGCCGCGCGCGGCGTCCGCGCGATCAAGGTGAAGCTCCGCTCGCGCGGGGAGGACGGCTTCGCGCGCGACCTCGAGGCGCTGCGCGCGCTGCGGCGGGAGCACCCGGGCGTCGAGCTCCGGCTCGACGCGAACGCGGCATGGTCGCTCGACGAGGCGCCGCGTCGGCTCGCGCTCCTCGCGCCGCTCGGCCCGCGCTTCGTCGAGCAGCCGGTCGCGCCGGAGCTCCTCCATCACCTCGGCGCGCGCGAGGTCCCGTGGGCGGCCGACGAGTCGCTCGCGGTCGAGGGCATGCCGGAGCGCCTGCTCGAAGCGGAAGGCTGCGCTGCGTTCATCCTGAAGCCGGCGATGCTCGGCCTGCTGCGCGCGCACGCGCTCGGCTGCAGGGCGCAGGCGCGCGGCATCGACGCCGTGGTGACGCACCTCTTCGACGGGCCCATCGCGCTCGCCGCCTCGTGCGAGCTCGCGCTCGCCTTGCCGCGCCCGCCGCTCGCGTGCGGCCTCGACGCGCACGCCGGTCTGGAGGCGTGGCCCGCGATCCAGATCCCGCAGCTCCGCGAGGGCGGCCTGGTCGCGGCCAGCGATCGGCCCGGCCTCGGCATCCGGCCATGGACGGCCTGA